The Sulfurimonas sp. genome includes the window TCCCGATGCCATACCGCGTGCTCTTGGGCGAAAACGCTTAAGAACAGGACCGTTATCAACACGACATGATGTTACAGTACAATCTTCAGCTTCCATACCACTATTAGCTACTGCAGATGCAAGAACCTTAGAAATAATTTTAGCTGCTTTGTTTGGTGTGAATTCTAAAGCTGCTAAAGCCTCTTCAGCATTCATACCTTGAATCTCTCTTGCGATAAGACGAGATTTAATTGGCGAAACACGGATAAACTTTAATAATGCTCTAGCCATGATTACACCTTCTTCTGAACAGAGCCCTTATGGCCCTTAAATGTACGAGTTGGTGCAAATTCACCAAGTTTATATCCAATGTGATTCTCTGAAATAAATACAGGAATAAATTGGCGTCCGTTATGAACATTCATAGTTAGTCCAACCATATCTGGGCTAATCATAGATCTTCTTGAC containing:
- the rplV gene encoding 50S ribosomal protein L22, which encodes MARALLKFIRVSPIKSRLIAREIQGMNAEEALAALEFTPNKAAKIISKVLASAVANSGMEAEDCTVTSCRVDNGPVLKRFRPRARGMASGIRKPTAHILVEVEGK
- the rpsS gene encoding 30S ribosomal protein S19; protein product: MARSVKKGPFIDDHLMKKVLKAKAEGNKKPIKTWSRRSMISPDMVGLTMNVHNGRQFIPVFISENHIGYKLGEFAPTRTFKGHKGSVQKKV